The Pseudomonas sp. LFM046 region GTAGCGCAGCTTGCCGTTGGTGTAGGACATGATCTCGCGGCCAGTGGCGTAGTCGCGGAACAGCGAGCGGCCGGACAGGTTCTGCGGCACCCGGTAGCCGAAGTAGTCGAGGATGGAGGTGGTCAGGTCGACGTGGCCGTACACGCCGGCCTTGATCGGCGGCAGCGAGGCCTGTTCCGGCGCCAGCACCAGGTTGAAGCCCCAGGCCGAGGCGAGGCGAACGTTCTCGATACCGTGGGATTCGTCCGAGGTGACGATCACCAGGGTGTCCTTCAGCACGCCCTGTTTCTCCAGGCCGGCGAGGAAGGCGTCCACGGCGTCGTCCAGGTAGGCGATGGCGGCCTTCTTGGAATCCGGGTAGCGCGCCAGGTAATCCGCGGGGGCGGAGTAGGGCTGGTGGGTGCCGACGGTGAGCAGGGTGAGCATCCAGGGCTTCTTCTGCTGGCGCAGCTGTTTCACGTAGGTCAGCGCGCCCTCGAAGAAGGACTTGTCGTCCATGCCCCAGGGGAATTCCAGGTAGGCCTTGTTGCGGAACCAGTCGCGCCCCAGGGTCTTGTCGAAGCCCATCTGCGGCATGATCTTGTCCTTCGCCATGAAGCGCAGCCCGGCGCCCTGCAGGAAGTGGGTGCTGAAGCCGTGCTGGTGCATCTGCGACGGCAGGCAGGCCTTGGCGCGGGCCGGGTTGTTCAGCAGTTCCAGGCCCTTGGGCGTGCCCGAATCCAGCTTGCTGTAGTCACCGCAAAGCATGGCGTACAGGCCACGGATAGTCTGGTGGCTGTGCAGCACGTAGTCCGGCGTGGTCATGGCGCGTTCGGCCCAGGTGCTGAGCTTGGGCATCAGCGAGTCCTGGTAGCTGCTGTTGATGGCTGCCCGGTTGGCGGCGATGTAGGCACCGGGAATGCCTTCCAGGGTGATCACCAGTACGTTGCGCGCGCGGCCGGGGCCGGGGAGCAGGGGAGAGCCGTCGAGGTCCAGGCGCGCCAGGCCGGCAATGTCCGGCGGCGTTTCCGGCTGGTCGCCGTCGAGCCAGTCCTCCACCGCCAACTGGCCGCTGTTCACAGCGCTGGCCATCAGCTTGTGGGGCAGGTTGAACTGCTGCCACTGGTCGGCGTCACTGGGTTGCACGTACTGCAGCGCGACGTGGCCCATCAGCAACGCGGCCGGGGCGCTGAACCATTTCCACGACAGCGGACGGTGGCGGCGCCGCCAGAAGAGCAGGCAGGCCAGCAGGCTGGCGCCGATTGCCAGGCCCAGGTACGGATGGGTGATGCCGCCCCCCTGGGTGGAGTGGCTGACGAATTGCGGGTCGAGCAGGTATTTCAGGTCGCTCGGTTCCGGCATGCGCCCGACGGCGCCCACCAGTTCGGCGTTACCGAGAATCATCAGGCTCCAGAGCAGCATCAGCGGCACTGCCAGCAGCAGCGAGCGGCCGTAGAGCAGCAGCATCAGGAAGCTGCCGAAGGCGAGGTCGGAAAGGTAGCCGAAGGGGTTGGACCAGCCCAGCCAGTAGCGGCTGGCGAGGGGAATCACCAGGAAGAGCACGCCAAGTGTTGCGAGCGATGCGGATTGCGACAGCCAGCGGCTGAATGGACGCACAGGAACTCCTGAGATGGGGCAGTGAGAATCCGTTGGGTTGATGCTGGAATGCATGGGGTCGGGCACTCGACGACATGATTCTGAAACATCGGTGTGCTAGCGACCAGTAGACAGTTTTGCAGAATTAAAATTCAGGCGGGCTCCGGTGATTCGTCGCCGATGAAAGGAAGGGGCGGCGAGGCGCGTCGGAATGATTCCAATGGCGACTGTCGGTCGGGACGGGCGGCTTATGGAGGTAGTCGTGGTGGTGGGCTGCACGATTCACCCGTCGGCCAGGCCAGCAGGTAGAATGCCGCCTCGACTTTCAGAGGTAGCGGACATGGCACTCATCGGGCGTTTCAATTCACTTCAGGTGGCCAAGCACACCGACTTCGGCCTGTACCTGGATGGCGGCCCGGATGGCGAGATCCTTCTGCCCAAGCGCTATGTGCCCAAGGACGAGCCCACCGAGGTGGGCGACTGGCTGAATGTCTTCCTTTATCTGGACAGCGAAGACCGCCCGGTGGCCACCACGCTCAAGCCCAAGGTGCAGGTCGGCGGGTTCGCCAGCCTCAAGGTGGTGGAAATCAATCGGATCGGGCTGTTCCTCGACTGGGGCCTGCCCAAGGACCTCCTGCTGCCCCATTCGGAAGAGAAGCGCCCGCTCCAGGTGGGCGATTACTGCGTCGTGCATGTCTACCTCGACAAGCGCACCCGCCGCATCACCGCCACCGCTCGCCTGGACCGCTACCTGGACAACCACCCGCCGCACTACAAGCATGGCCAGGCCGTCGACCTGTTGGTGGCAGAGAAGACCGATCTCGGCTTCAAGGCCATTATCGAGGGCAAGCACTGGGGCCTGATCCACAAGAACGAGATGTTCAAGTTTCTCCGCAGCGGCATGCAGGAGAAGGGCTACATCAAGGAAATCCGCCCCGACGGCAAAATCAGCCTGAGCCTGCAGCCGGTGGGTGAGCAGGCGGTCAGCGGCCTGGGTGAGCAGATCATCGCCGCGCTGCGTGCCGAGGGCGGGGTGCTGCGTTTGTCCGACAAAAGCCCGCCGGAGCTGATCAGTCAGCGTTTCGGTGTCAGCAAGGGCACCTTCAAGAAGGCCATCGGCGGCCTCTACAAGCAGGGACTGATCCGCATCGAAGACGACCGTATCGAGCTGCTCTGAGCCTGCCGGTCGTTCTTCCGCAGGTCGTGTGATACGCGGCCCTGAAGTCAAAACCCCCGTCCGGATGCCTGGTCCGGACGGGGGTTTTGCATTGTGTGGGGCTTGCAAATTGCACGCTGAATGACGCCCGAATCGTGCGCAATGCATGAAAAAATTAGGCTAAAAAATTTGCAACCGACTGATTTATTTGGCGTTTCGGTTGTCATATCGCGGGCATGCACGCTGCAAATGGGGTGCAGGAGCAGTCATTTTTCTGGGAGAGAAGACATGGATCTGGATTTTGACAAGCTGATCAGCGCCTTTCCGGAATACGAGCTGAGTGCCAAGCCTCGGCCCGATGGTGGCTTTGTGCTGACACTGGAACGCGAGGGGAAATTCTTCCAGCGCGTGGTGGCAGCAACGGCGCAGCTGGATTGGCTGGTCAGTACGCTGAAGCGCGACCTGGCGCTGGAAAATGGGGAGGTTCCGCCGGTGGAGTCGCTGAAGGTGCTGCATCGCAAGCCCTTGCCGCGCTACCTCCGCGCTTGAGGTTGTGATGCCTGCGGGCCGCGAACGGGATGTCGCGGCCGGAATCTCCAGGGATCAGGTTTCAATTCCGGAGGGTGGCATCATGGCGTCCTCCTTCTTCTCATCCTTGTTCGACGGTTTGCGCGGCGATTCTTCGCGGCTCTCGTCCTTCTTCGGTTCCTTCAGCAGTTCCTTGGCCGAGGCCTGGACTTCGTCCACCTGCTTGTTCAGTTCGTTGACCGCTTCGCTGATGGCTTCCCGGGCGATCTCCTGGGCGGCCGCCTCGGCTTTTTTCGCCAACTTGTTGGCCGATTCTTCGGCCAGGTCGCAGCCGGACAGGCTGGCCAGCAGACCAGCGCCGAGCAGCAGGGCGACGAGACGGGGGGCAGGTTTCATGCAGTGTTTCTCCAGTGGTGCGATTTGCGGCGGCCATCATTGCCCAAGGCAGGCCCCGAGAAAACGGGTCAGGGTCGCAATTCTGTATTTGGACGTTTCCGATTTCCGCGCACAGGAAAGCCCCGGGGTCTACAGCGGCGACTGAAAAGAGCCCGGGGCTTTAGGCCGGCACCCGCCGACCTCAAATAAACTGACCGGCGGATCGGGGCGGGGTTCCCGCCTGCGCAGGGCAAGTTGTTTCACTAGGCTTACGCTCTGGACGAACAATCCGCGGACGGCGGTGGGCGTTCGTGCGGAACCTGGCGAGACAACCGGCGCGGGAGCGGATTCTACATGGGCACGTGGCTGCGGCGGGTGCTGCTGGGTGGATTGCTCATCACGCAGGGAGCGGTCCAGGCGGCGGAGGTGACCTTCGACGATATCCAGCCCATCCTCCAGGCCCGCTGCGTGATGTGCCACGCCGGCGAGGCGGCGCCCCTGGGGCTGCGGCTGACCCGCCTCGACGAGCTGCTCAAGGGTAGCAAGGGCCGCCCGGTGGTGAACGCCGGTGACCCTGCCGGCAGTGAGTTGGTCCGGCGCCTGAAAGGGATCAGCCAGCCGCGCATGCCCATGACCGGGCCTCCCTTTCTCAGCGATGCCGAGATCGCCCTGTTCGAAGACTGGATCGCGGGTGGCCTCAAGGCTGGCCGCAATCCGCCCGACACCCCTGTCGCGCCGGCGCCGTTGCAGCGCCCGGCGGCGGGCCAGCCGGTCACCTATGCCCATGTGGCGCCGATCTTCGCCAGTCGCTGCGTCAAGTGCCATTCCGCCTACGGCCTGATGGGGTCAGCTCCGGAAGGCCTGCTGCTGAACAGCTACGCCGCCATCCTCGACCGTCACGAACGGGTGCGTGTGGTGCCCGGTGCCGCTGGGGCCAGTGAACTGGTGCGGCGCATCCGTGGCCAGTCGCAACCGCAGATGCCCTACGACGGCCCACCTTTTCTCAGTGATGAGGAAATCCAGTTGATCGTGGATTGGATCGACCAGGGCGCCCGCGATACCAACGGCCAACCAGCGCCCAGCCCGGTGGGGGCGCGGGTGCGCCTGCAAGGCGTGCTGGGGGAGGGCTGGACCCTGGATTCATTGCCGCTGGTGGTCGGTCCCGGCACGCGCATCGACAAGGCGCCCGAGGTGGGCGACTACGTGGAAGTGCGCGGGCGGTGGGGCCAGGACGGCCGGGTGCTGGTAGAGCGCATCCGGCGGCGCTGATCTCATGGGCTGCGGAGCGGATTCAGGCCTCGGAAGGGGCCAGGGCCTTTCGCTGCTGGCGGCCGCGCAGCAGCTCGGTGCCGCTTACCAGCAGGATGCCGCCGAGCACCAGGATGGCGCCGACGACGAAAGACAGATCGAGCTGCTCGCCCAGTACCAGCACGCCAAAGGTGACACCGAACAGCGGGGTCATGAAAGACAGCACCGACAAGCGCGAGGCGAGGTAGCGGCGCAGCAGCCAGAACCACGCCAGGTAGCTCACCAGGGCGATTACCACCACCTGGAAGCTGAGGCTGATGATGGCGCGCTGGGTCAGCTGCATCTCGGTATTGCCGGTGCTGAAGGCCACCACGGTGAGCAGCAGGGCCGCGCCGAACAGCTGGTAGAACAGGGTCTTCACCGGGTTGGCCTCGGACAGCGACGAACCACGGATCACCAGCGTGGTCGCACCCCAGGCCAGGGCGCCGAGCAGGGCATAGCCGTCGCCCAGCAACGCATTGCCGGGGGCGCCGGCCGGCTGGCCGAGGAACGCGGTGGCGATGCCGCCGAAGGCCACCAGCACGCCCAGCCATTGCAAGGGCGACAGGCGTTCCTCGGGCAGCATCAGGTGCAGGCCCAGGGCGGCGAACATCGGGGCGGTGTAGAGGAATACCGACAGGTGCGAGGCGCTGGTGTGGTTCAGGCCTTCGCCGATGAACAGGAACTCCAGGGCGAAGAGCGCACCGACGGCGATGCCGGGCAGCAGGGTGCCGTCGCTGAAGGCCGCGCGACCTTCCTTCCAGAGCACCAGGGCGCCCAGCACCAGCGCCGCGCCGCCGGAGCGGATGGCCAGTTGCAGGATGGAGGGCACGTCGTCCAGGGTCAGCTTGATCGCCACTTGCTGGAAGCCCCAGCAGATGCAGAGGACGAACATCAGGCCGCAGGCGAACCAGTCCAGGGGCAGGCGGGAGGGTTTCATCGTTCAACTCGCATGGCAGAGAGCGCGGCAGAGGCCGCCAATGGCAGGCAGGATCGGTCCTTGGGTGCCTTGCATTCAAACGATGATTTGTCATCATGCTTTGACTTGAACTCAAAGCGAATTGGCCATGCGTCTCCCTTCCCTCATTGCCCTGCGGACCTTCGAGGTCGCCGCCCGCAGCCGTAACTTCACCGAGGCCGCCCAGGAACTCTCCGTGACGCCCGGCGCCGTGAGCCGGCAGATCCGCCTGCTGGAGGGCGAGCTGGGCGTGAGCCTGTTCGACCGCACCCGCAATACCGTCACCCTCAACGACAACGGCCGCCGTCTCGCGGCTACGGTGGCCCAGGCCTTCGAGCTGCTGACGCGGGGCGCCGACGAACTGCGCGGCCAGGACGAAGGGCCGATCCACATCACCTGCGCGCCGTCCATCGCCAGCCACTGGCTGATGCGCCGGCTCAACCAGTTTGCCGCGACCAACCCGGATATCACCCTGAGCCTGGAAGCCACCGAACAACTGGTCGATCTGGAGCGCGGCGAAGCGACCCTGGCTATCCGCTTCACCACAACGGATGCGCCCATGCCGGCCAGCGAACTGCTGTTTCACGAGGAATTCTTCCCGGTCTGCAGCCCGGCCTATCTGGAGCACTACGGCCCGGTGCGCGAGCCGCGCGACTTGCTGGGCGCGCGGCTGATCCACACCCACTGGAAGAACACCGCCAACCTGCAACTGCCGAGCTGGGAGGACTGGTTTGCCAGTTATGTGGGAGCGCCGGGGCCGGTGAAGGGCGGGATGCGTTTCGGCCTGATCGGCCACGCCATCCAGGGGGCCGTGAGTGGCCAGGGTTTCGCCCTCGGTTCCACCGCCCTGGCCTGCGATGACATCGCCAATGGCCGCCTGGTGTTGCCCTTTGGCGAGCACTGCCGCCTTTCCACCCCCTGGGCCTATCGGCTGGCCTGGAGCCGCAGGACACCACCGGCGGAGAAGGTGCGTCGGCTGATCGACTGGTTGCTGGCCGAAGCCCGCAACACGGTGCGGGAGCAGGGCAGCGGGGGGAACTGAAGCGGCGGATGACGCCAGGCGTTGCATCCGCCGCAGCGAGGGGGGTTACATCATCTTGCGGAATTGGTGCAGGCGGTGCTGCAAACCTTCAGCCCAGTCCGGGGTGGCCTGGCCGGTTCCGGCCATCCTGAGCATCGGGTGGTGGGCGACGACGCTGGCGAGGATGGGCTCCTGGGGCGGTTTAACGTCGACGAAGAACACATGCTTGCCTTCGTCCAGGGTGACCTGGAAGCGCTTCACCACGGCATTGGGAGTCTGTATCCCGAACAGGCTGCCTTCCCAGACGCTGAAGCCGAACAGGGCGATGGCGAGGAAGATGAAGGGAATCCAACCAGCCGCGGAGGCGGTCCAGCCGCCGTACCAGGCCACCAGGATCACCAGAGCCGCCAGGGTGAGGCCGATGGTGAAGCCGATCATGCCCGAATGGACCATGTCGCGTTTCATTACGGAAGACACGTCGTGCAATCGGTAGTGCTCGACGTCGGCGTCGCATTCACTGAGCACGTGGATCTGCTCGTGATCGATGCCGTTGGCTTCGAGTTCGCTTTCGACCCTTTCGAGGTCTTTGAGGTTGTCGCTGATGTAGTAGTGCCGCTGCATGGGACACCTCCC contains the following coding sequences:
- a CDS encoding LTA synthase family protein produces the protein MRPFSRWLSQSASLATLGVLFLVIPLASRYWLGWSNPFGYLSDLAFGSFLMLLLYGRSLLLAVPLMLLWSLMILGNAELVGAVGRMPEPSDLKYLLDPQFVSHSTQGGGITHPYLGLAIGASLLACLLFWRRRHRPLSWKWFSAPAALLMGHVALQYVQPSDADQWQQFNLPHKLMASAVNSGQLAVEDWLDGDQPETPPDIAGLARLDLDGSPLLPGPGRARNVLVITLEGIPGAYIAANRAAINSSYQDSLMPKLSTWAERAMTTPDYVLHSHQTIRGLYAMLCGDYSKLDSGTPKGLELLNNPARAKACLPSQMHQHGFSTHFLQGAGLRFMAKDKIMPQMGFDKTLGRDWFRNKAYLEFPWGMDDKSFFEGALTYVKQLRQQKKPWMLTLLTVGTHQPYSAPADYLARYPDSKKAAIAYLDDAVDAFLAGLEKQGVLKDTLVIVTSDESHGIENVRLASAWGFNLVLAPEQASLPPIKAGVYGHVDLTTSILDYFGYRVPQNLSGRSLFRDYATGREIMSYTNGKLRYHDGKDTFTECDFRQVCRRYQSEGFIADEARYVGSYSGKKARMIAQRAALLDQSLQGSNLGQEYQFATRERIRLKDKAKDDWADNLIGAQYMELPKNTRTSVQMTVKVLRMDRKGAQLRLKAKEFERDVALPIPEMPLLKQGKPLKVNFAFDNPEARKAFSFHLLGEGRGVIEISDFRVTTEPLPTPAVAAESTGQVAQKRPLHPITTLFGLLGRQQDALEDELETPGNDRAVLPESTELRLQQYH
- a CDS encoding S1-like domain-containing RNA-binding protein; translated protein: MALIGRFNSLQVAKHTDFGLYLDGGPDGEILLPKRYVPKDEPTEVGDWLNVFLYLDSEDRPVATTLKPKVQVGGFASLKVVEINRIGLFLDWGLPKDLLLPHSEEKRPLQVGDYCVVHVYLDKRTRRITATARLDRYLDNHPPHYKHGQAVDLLVAEKTDLGFKAIIEGKHWGLIHKNEMFKFLRSGMQEKGYIKEIRPDGKISLSLQPVGEQAVSGLGEQIIAALRAEGGVLRLSDKSPPELISQRFGVSKGTFKKAIGGLYKQGLIRIEDDRIELL
- a CDS encoding DUF3509 domain-containing protein is translated as MDLDFDKLISAFPEYELSAKPRPDGGFVLTLEREGKFFQRVVAATAQLDWLVSTLKRDLALENGEVPPVESLKVLHRKPLPRYLRA
- a CDS encoding c-type cytochrome domain-containing protein, whose translation is MGTWLRRVLLGGLLITQGAVQAAEVTFDDIQPILQARCVMCHAGEAAPLGLRLTRLDELLKGSKGRPVVNAGDPAGSELVRRLKGISQPRMPMTGPPFLSDAEIALFEDWIAGGLKAGRNPPDTPVAPAPLQRPAAGQPVTYAHVAPIFASRCVKCHSAYGLMGSAPEGLLLNSYAAILDRHERVRVVPGAAGASELVRRIRGQSQPQMPYDGPPFLSDEEIQLIVDWIDQGARDTNGQPAPSPVGARVRLQGVLGEGWTLDSLPLVVGPGTRIDKAPEVGDYVEVRGRWGQDGRVLVERIRRR
- a CDS encoding DMT family transporter; amino-acid sequence: MKPSRLPLDWFACGLMFVLCICWGFQQVAIKLTLDDVPSILQLAIRSGGAALVLGALVLWKEGRAAFSDGTLLPGIAVGALFALEFLFIGEGLNHTSASHLSVFLYTAPMFAALGLHLMLPEERLSPLQWLGVLVAFGGIATAFLGQPAGAPGNALLGDGYALLGALAWGATTLVIRGSSLSEANPVKTLFYQLFGAALLLTVVAFSTGNTEMQLTQRAIISLSFQVVVIALVSYLAWFWLLRRYLASRLSVLSFMTPLFGVTFGVLVLGEQLDLSFVVGAILVLGGILLVSGTELLRGRQQRKALAPSEA
- a CDS encoding LysR substrate-binding domain-containing protein, which translates into the protein MRLPSLIALRTFEVAARSRNFTEAAQELSVTPGAVSRQIRLLEGELGVSLFDRTRNTVTLNDNGRRLAATVAQAFELLTRGADELRGQDEGPIHITCAPSIASHWLMRRLNQFAATNPDITLSLEATEQLVDLERGEATLAIRFTTTDAPMPASELLFHEEFFPVCSPAYLEHYGPVREPRDLLGARLIHTHWKNTANLQLPSWEDWFASYVGAPGPVKGGMRFGLIGHAIQGAVSGQGFALGSTALACDDIANGRLVLPFGEHCRLSTPWAYRLAWSRRTPPAEKVRRLIDWLLAEARNTVREQGSGGN